Proteins encoded together in one Cicer arietinum cultivar CDC Frontier isolate Library 1 chromosome 4, Cicar.CDCFrontier_v2.0, whole genome shotgun sequence window:
- the LOC101514879 gene encoding uncharacterized protein: MDKSWIKKPHTSDEYEQGIKEFINFAFRDELKNGEIICPCKRCGYTLWVHHEESIGETSTISPISISNIVQDTVVVDDQMQNMINDAFGVEDHANEVPIESNTEKEKNASQQRYEEAKEYYELSREGEKPLYEGCVKYSRLSFLVKLYHIKCLCGMTNKAMTMVLELLKDAFEFANIPNSFYEAKKTITKLGLNYEKIPVCPNNCMLYWGNKEDEERETCKICNTSKWKSKAKVGAVGVSGDGNNRKKVPAKVLHYFPLKPWLQRLFLSSKSAEDMRWHANDSKNDGMLRHPRDSEAWKHFDLTHTWFASDPRNVRLALASDGFNPFGMMSTNYSIWPVILIPYNTPPWVCMKHTSFIMSMIIPGKKMPGNDIDVYLQPLVKELKELWTTGVDTYDSFKKEMFTLHATLMWTISDFPGMGTLSGWNTYTGLACPSCNIDSTPRRLNHSKKWCFMGHRRFLDQRHRFRLNKVRFDGQQDMRGPPKMLSGLQILEQVQNIDVTFGRKPDKERSGKRIRGGRPTQGVNQQWKKKSIFFELPY; the protein is encoded by the exons ATGGATAAATCATGGATTAAGAAGCCACACACATCGGATGAATATGAACAAGGGATAAaggaatttattaattttgcctTTCGAGATGAATTAAAAAATGGCGAAATAATATGTCCTTGTAAACGTTGTG GATACACCCTTTGGGTACATCACGAAGAGTCCATAGGAGAAACTAGTACTATCTCACCTATTAGTATTTCTAATATAGTTCAAGACACAGTTGTCGTTGATGATCAAATGCAAAACATGATTAATGATGCTTTTGGAGTCGAAGATCATGCAAATGAAGTACCCATTGAATCAAATACAGagaaggagaaaaatgcaagtCAACAAAGGTATGAAGAGGCCAAAGAGTACTATGAATTAAGTAGAGAAGGAGAAAAACCTTTGTATGAAGGGTGTGTTAAATATTCAAGACTATCTTTTTTGGTAAAGTTGTATCACATCAAATGTTTATGTGGAATGACTAATAAAGCCATGACAATGGTTTTAGAGTTATTAAAAGATGCATTTGAATTTGCAAATATACCAAATTCATTCTATGAAGCCAAGAAAACAATCACCAAGCTtggtttaaattatgaaaaaatccCTGTTTGTCCGAATAATTGTATGCTTTATTGGGGTAATAAGGAAGATGAAGAAAGGGAGACCTGCAAAATTTGTAACACTTCGAAATGGAAATCAAAAGCAAAAGTTGGTGCAGTTGGAGTGTCTGGTGACGGCAATAATCGAAAGAAAGTTCCTGCAAAAGTTCTTCATTATTTTCCATTAAAACCATGGTTACAAAGATTATTTTTGTCCTCAAAGTCGGCCGAGGATATGAGATGGCATGCAAATGATAGTAAGAATGATGGAATGTTGAGGCATCCTAGAGATTCTGAAGCATGGAAACATTTTGACTTGACACACACTTGGTTTGCATCAGACCCGCGAAATGTGCGTCTTGCATTAGCTAGTGATGGTTTTAATCCTTTTGGTATGATGAGTACAAATTATAGTATTTGGCCAGTTATTCTCATTCCATACAACACTCCTCCATGGGTGTGCATGAAACATACATCTTTTATAATGTCAATGATAATTCCCGGTAAAAAAATGCCAGGAAATGATATTGATGTCTATTTACAACCTCTAGTAAAAGAATTAAAGGAGTTATGGACAACAGGTGTCGATACAtacgattcttttaaaaaagagaTGTTCACATTACATGCAACTTTGATGTGGACAATTAGTGATTTTCCGGGGATGGGTACACTTTCTGGGTGGAACACTTACACTGGACTTGCTTGCCCATCGTGTAACATTGACTCTACTCCTCGTCGTCTTAATCATAGCAAAAAATGGTGTTTTATGGGTCATCGTCGTTTTCTTGATCAGAGACATAGATTTAGATTGAACAAGGTTCGCTTTGATGGTCAACAAGATATGCGTGGTCCACCTAAAATGTTATCTGGGCTTCAAATTCTTGAACAGGTTCAAAATATTGATGTCACATTTGGTAGAAAGCCAGATAAAGAAAGGTCGGGAAAAAGAATACGTGGTGGACGACCTACACAAGGTGTCAATCAacaatggaaaaagaaaagcATATTCTTTGAACTTCCATATTAG
- the LOC101510571 gene encoding uncharacterized protein: MASINFWSFILPLLLITFSSMTNVEGARDLQKVVEVSKVELPPLPTLPLPLTEPQLPPIPNLGVLIPDIPVVPTIPQIPQIPTVPQIPQILKPELPIVPKP, translated from the coding sequence ATGGCTTCCATCAATTTCTGGTCATTCATTTTACCACTTCTACTCATAACTTTTTCATCAATGACAAATGTTGAAGGGGCACGTGACCTACAAAAAGTGGTTGAAGTTTCCAAAGTTGAGTTGCCACCACTACCTACTCTTCCATTGCCACTTACAGAACCACAATTGCCACCAATTCCAAACTTAGGTGTTCTAATTCCTGATATTCCTGTTGTACCAACTATCCCTCAAATTCCTCAAATTCCAACTGTGCCTCAAATACCTCAAATTCTTAAGCCAGAGCTACCTATTGTGCCTAAACCATAA